In Meles meles chromosome 2, mMelMel3.1 paternal haplotype, whole genome shotgun sequence, the sequence AGACGCATCAGCACCCGAgccgcccgccgccccggggCCGCCCGGTCCCGCAGCCGGCGTTCCCGAAGGTGCCCCCGCCGGCCGGGGCACAACCGCGGCCCCGCCCGAGTCCCCCGCCGCCCGCCCAGGACGCGCGTGGCCGGGCGAGGGAGCAACTTACTTAACATGTTGGCTTCATGGGAGCCGTTGACTTTGCCATCCGGGTAGATTTGCAGATGGAACCCGATGCCCACTCTGCAGTACAGGCTGCCGGTCCGGCGCCCCGAGGGGCTCCACTGGAAGCTGCTCTGCTCCGAGCCGCCGCCTCGGCTGCCCGGAGAAGCCCCGGGGAAGggggaggcggaggaggaggaagacgtCGTGCCCCTGCCGCTCCGGCTGCTGCGGGCGCCTCCCGGGCTCCGACCGGTGGCAGCGGGTCCGGGTTGCCCTTTGGCGGCGACGTGCTTCTCCCCGCGAGCCCAGGCGCTGAGGATGAGGtggctgaggaagaggaggaggaggaaggacaaGCTCATTCTTCCAGCCGCCGGGTGTCTAAGCGCATCTTGTAGGGCTGCTCCCGGGCTCCGTGGCCCCCGCGCGGCTGCGAGCCTCTGGCGCTGCCCCCCTCGGCGCCCCGGGTGGACATAGCCTCGGGGacgagagggagggaggagagaggccaCTCGAGCGGCTCCCGGCGCCGCCGCGGGGATATTTATAACGCGGGTGAT encodes:
- the FGF5 gene encoding fibroblast growth factor 5 isoform X2, whose protein sequence is MSLSFLLLLFLSHLILSAWARGEKHVAAKGQPGPAATGRSPGGARSSRSGRGTTSSSSSASPFPGASPGSRGGGSEQSSFQWSPSGRRTGSLYCRVGIGFHLQIYPDGKVNGSHEANMLSQVYRRLQVQGAISGKQLQHLRFGHTQN